One genomic window of Elaeis guineensis isolate ETL-2024a chromosome 2, EG11, whole genome shotgun sequence includes the following:
- the LOC105057913 gene encoding fasciclin-like arabinogalactan protein 17: MDSQIYGGASRILFLVLLISATSVSPALPENPISRSTLPSASSGSGSGQINSNSVLVALLDSHYTELAELVEKALLLQTLEDAVGRHNVTIFAPRNEALERDLDPEFKRFLLEPRNLKSLQTLILFHVIPTQIGSDSWPTSEAARHRTLAADHLHLSGSGAAKRVDIAAVVHPDAVVRPDGVIHGIERLLVPRSVQEDFNRRRSLASISAILPTGAPEVDPRTHRLKKPAPPAPAGSPPALPIYDAMAPGPSIAPAPAPGPGSGKHWFDGESQVKDFIHTLLLYGGYNELADILVNLTSLATEMGRLVSEGYVLTVLAPNDEAMAKLTADQLSEPGAPEQIVYYHLIPEYQTEESMYNAVRRFGKVRYDTLRLPHKVVAREADGSVKFGQGEGSAYLFDPDIYTDGRISVQGIDAVLFPPEEETPAAVAPTALRKTVQAAKPRRGKLLELGCQMVGAFGQRARFTSCQ; this comes from the exons ATGGATTCCCAGATCTATGGCGGTGCTTCGAGGATCCTCTTTCTTGTTCTACTGATCTCCGCCACCAGCGTCTCTCCCGCATTGCCGGAGAACCCCATCTCCCGGTCCACATTGCCCTCCGCCTCCTCCGGTTCCGGCTCCGGCCAGATAAACTCCAACTCCGTCCTCGTCGCCCTCCTCGACTCCCACTACACCGAGCTTGCCGAGCTCGTCGAGAAGGCGCTCCTTCTCCAGACCCTCGAGGACGCCGTCGGCCGCCACAACGTCACCATCTTCGCCCCCCGCAACGAAGCCCTGGAGCGCGATCTGGACCCTGAGTTCAAGCGATTTCTGTTGGAACCCAGAAATCTCAAATCCCTCCAGACTTTGATCTTATTCCATGTTATTCCTACCCAGATCGGCTCCGATTCGTGGCCGACATCGGAAGCCGCCCGCCATCGCACCCTCGCCGCCGACCACCTCCATCTTTCCGGCTCCGGCGCCGCAAAGAGGGTGGACATCGCCGCCGTGGTCCACCCGGATGCGGTGGTCCGCCCCGACGGTGTGATTCACGGCATCGAGCGCCTTCTCGTCCCCCGATCCGTCCAGGAGGACTTCAACCGCCGGCGCAGCCTCGCCTCCATATCCGCCATCCTCCCCACCGGCGCCCCTGAGGTGGATCCCCGCACCCACCGCCTCAAGAAGCCCGCCCCTCCCGCCCCCGCCGGCTCCCCTCCGGCCCTCCCCATCTACGACGCCATGGCCCCTGGCCCGTCCATCGCCCCCGCCCCCGCCCCGGGCCCCGGCTCCGGCAAGCACTGGTTCGACGGCGAGAGCCAGGTCAAGGACTTCATCCACACCCTCCTACTCTACGGCGGCTACAATGAACTCGCCGACATTCTAGTAAACCTCACATCCTTGGCTACCGAGATGGGCCGTCTGGTCTCCGAGGGCTACGTCCTCACCGTCCTCGCTCCCAACGACGAGGCCATGGCAAAGCTGACGGCGGATCAGCTGAGCGAGCCCGGAGCTCCGGAGCAGATCGTGTACTACCACCTGATCCCGGAGTATCAGACGGAGGAGAGCATGTACAACGCGGTGCGGCGTTTCGGGAAGGTGCGTTACGACACGCTCCGGCTGCCCCACAAGGTGGTCGCGCGCGAGGCTGACGGCtccgtcaagttcggccaaggtGAGGGCTCCGCTTATCTCTTCGACCCCGATATCTACACCGACGGTCGGATCTCCGTCCAGGGGATCGACGCCGTTCTTTTCCCTCCGGAGGAGGAGACTCCCGCCGCCGTCGCGCCGACGGCCCTCCGGAAGACCGTCCAGGCCGCCAAGCCGAGGAGAG GGAAATTGCTAGAACTCGGGTGCCAAATGGTGGGGGCTTTTGGTCAGCGGGCTCGTTTCACCAGTTGCCAATAG